The window AGGGGAGAATAAATAAATATTATCTCCACCTTATAACCCAATCGGATCCTGATTCACAAACCGCCCCGCATCAGGCTCGTAATACCTGAAGAAATTGTAATGCAGCCCCGTTTCACGGTCGGCATACTGGTTTTGCAGGCGGAAGGGTTGGTAAGCACTATCCGCAACCTTGGTTTCCTCTTTCAGACGACCCCAGCCGGTATAGTTGCCGAACCACAGTAAATTGCCGTCTTTATCGGTCATCTCTCTCGGGATGCCGATTTGGTCGCAGTGGAAGTAGTGGGTTTGTTGGCGGCTCTCGCCGTCTTCGTTGGTCCAGTTGCGTACCTGTGCCAAGGGTTCGTAGCTGTCGGGATCGGTGTAGAGATAGGTATACCTGCCGTCGAGCTGGGCGAACAGCAACCGTGCGCCGAAGTCGGGAGAGGTGATTTGGTAGAGGACGTCTGAAAATATAAAATTACTTTTTCGCAGCACGAATTTTTTTCAACCCATTCTCCAAAATAGTAACTTTCTCGGGAGAAGTTCCCCTATCCAAAGCATTCCACCAGTTATTTACTGGTTTAACAAATAATTGAAAACCTTCTTCCGTTAAATTTGATTTCTTAATAATTAAATCTTTTTTTACTGATCCATCTTGATTAAAAGGATTTATATTTACCAACAAATCATTTTCTATTAAAAATTTCATCAAAGACAAAGACATTTTTTTTATTGCTTCTTGGTAATCAACATCTTTACTTCCTGAA of the Veillonella parvula genome contains:
- a CDS encoding RHS repeat-associated core domain-containing protein, with protein sequence MLRKSNFIFSDVLYQITSPDFGARLLFAQLDGRYTYLYTDPDSYEPLAQVRNWTNEDGESRQQTHYFHCDQIGIPREMTDKDGNLLWFGNYTGWGRLKEETKVADSAYQPFRLQNQYADRETGLHYNFFRYYEPDAGRFVNQDPIGL